From Thermodesulfobacteriota bacterium:
TCCGTAAAAACATCCGGTTTTATCCTTGTCAGCAGGTCCTTCATCCCCTGGCTTTCCAGTTGAAAAACGCCATCGGTGTCGGCCCGGCACAGCAGCTGGTAAGTCGGCTCGTCTTTCAAATCAAGAGCGGTTAAATCCGGCGGTGTTTTCCCCTGTTTTTCTATCAGGGCAATCGTTTCCTTCATTATGGTTGGCGCCCTGAGCCCCAGCAGGTTTATTTTATATAAGCCAAGAGATGCCACTTGCCAGGTCTCAAACTGGGTGACAACCGTTTCTCTTGTTACGGAAAGAGGTAAATAGCGGGTCAACGGCTTATCCCCGATAACAATTGCGGCAGCATGCTTTGAAGGGTATCGGGGCAATCCATTCAATTTATGGCAGGCCCGGACAAGCATAGCGCCGGATATCAAATCGGACATAATTGTTTCTCTTAATACCGGCTTTCTTGTCAGAGCATCTTCCAGGTCCCATGCATCAGGAGGGATCATGCTAATAATTTTGGTTGTTTCCTCCCGGGGAATTCCCAGCACATTGCCGACCTCCCTGACGCTTGCTCTGGCTTTCATCTTCCCGAAGGTAATGATATGCGCCGCCCCATGTTCCAGCACATCGCCCTGATTATATTTATCCAGTACATACTTGACGATCCGGTCCCGCCCATTGACGCAGACATCCAGACCGATGTCGGCTGTAAATCGGGCATTAAAGGCCCGCTCAAACAGCAGGCCGTGAGACAGGGGATCGACACCGGTTATGCCCAGGCAGTAACAGACCAGAATGCCGGGTGCCGCACCCCGCCCGGGACCGACGGGTATGTCATTGCCTCGGGCATAATCTACAATCTCCGCGGCCAGCAGAAAATATCGGGCCATTCCGGCCTGTTTTATCGCGGCCAGTTCATGGGCCAGTCTTGTTTTATAAAGATGATCGCCCTGCCTGGTTTCATAGAGTTGTCGCGCATTTAATCGCTGCAGAAGCCCCTGTTCGGCTTTTTCTTTCAATATGTCATCGGCATTTTGACCGGTTTCTTCTTCCTGCCCGGGGCAAGGAAGATGACGTGTTTCAAAATCAAACTCAACGGTGCAGCGGGCGGCTATGTGGTTGGTGTTTTCCGCGGCCTGAGGAAAATCAGCCAGCAAAGCGTGCATGTCCTCAGCCGATTTGACATAAAGCTGATGGCATTCAACTGTCGGCCGATCCGGATCGCTGAGCTTTTTTTCTTCTCCCACACAGCGCAGAATTTCGAGATACTCCCCGTCACCGGATTCAAGATACCGGCAGTTATTGGTGCCGACCAAAGGGATGGACATTTTGCGGCTCATTTCGCACAAGGCATGATTGACTTCCGCCTGACCGGCCATTTGAGTGCACTGGATTTCCAGAAAGAAATTGTTTTCACCAAACACCTGCTGATAAAACCGGGCCTTTGCTTCAGCCTCCTTCTCTTCTCCCCGCGCCAGCAACCCGGATATATCTCCCTGCATCCCTCCGGATAAACAGATCAGCCCTTGATGGTGCTGCCGCAGAAGATTCTGATCTATCCGGGGGCAATTGTAATACCCGTCCGTGGCGGCAATGGTGGCTAATCGGCATAAGCCGCGATAGCCTTCCATTGTTTCGGCCAGCAGGGTCAGCCGGGTGACCTTCTGGTGGTCAATCAGGGTTTTATCCGCGATGGTTCGTGGCGCCAGATAACAATCACAACCGATGATCGGTTTGATACCATTCCAAATCATTGTTTTATAAAAACCCAGCACACCGTACATGACGCCATCGTCGGTAATGGCCACGGACTTCATTTCCAGGTCGCTGATACGTCTGGCCAGGTCATTCATGCCAATGGTGCTGTTAAACAGGCTGAAACCGGTGTGTACGCTCAGATGAACAAACTCTTTTTTCTCAGCAGTCATGATAGCGCCCTACTTTCTTTTTCCCGCTTTAAAAGCCGATTGTTTTGTTC
This genomic window contains:
- the dnaE gene encoding DNA polymerase III subunit alpha → MTAEKKEFVHLSVHTGFSLFNSTIGMNDLARRISDLEMKSVAITDDGVMYGVLGFYKTMIWNGIKPIIGCDCYLAPRTIADKTLIDHQKVTRLTLLAETMEGYRGLCRLATIAATDGYYNCPRIDQNLLRQHHQGLICLSGGMQGDISGLLARGEEKEAEAKARFYQQVFGENNFFLEIQCTQMAGQAEVNHALCEMSRKMSIPLVGTNNCRYLESGDGEYLEILRCVGEEKKLSDPDRPTVECHQLYVKSAEDMHALLADFPQAAENTNHIAARCTVEFDFETRHLPCPGQEEETGQNADDILKEKAEQGLLQRLNARQLYETRQGDHLYKTRLAHELAAIKQAGMARYFLLAAEIVDYARGNDIPVGPGRGAAPGILVCYCLGITGVDPLSHGLLFERAFNARFTADIGLDVCVNGRDRIVKYVLDKYNQGDVLEHGAAHIITFGKMKARASVREVGNVLGIPREETTKIISMIPPDAWDLEDALTRKPVLRETIMSDLISGAMLVRACHKLNGLPRYPSKHAAAIVIGDKPLTRYLPLSVTRETVVTQFETWQVASLGLYKINLLGLRAPTIMKETIALIEKQGKTPPDLTALDLKDEPTYQLLCRADTDGVFQLESQGMKDLLTRIKPDVFTDITALITLYRPGPLERGLADEFIARKNRKIEPACLVSELKPIFEETYGLILYQEQIMQTAQKLAGYSPEESDILRRAIGKRKVEEIAFHRQKFIHGLVANQINEKSAQTLFDQIAEYGQYGFIKSHAVAYAMLSYQTAYLKAHFREEFMTVWRNYRVH